A part of Synchiropus splendidus isolate RoL2022-P1 chromosome 19, RoL_Sspl_1.0, whole genome shotgun sequence genomic DNA contains:
- the tlcd4b gene encoding TLC domain-containing protein 4-B has product METRELTVVAGSFVGFQLLFSVVSPRISSALALGYGALPPTKLTEWNSRLVSTVHALIVGLFCLYILWFDDAVNANPVWGDPSLVKLNVAITCGYLLYDLVLLACNWSTMGDTFFVCHHLAALYAYGYVLTRGVLPYFANFRLISELSTPFVNQRWFFEALKYPRSHRLVVLNGVGMSVVFFLVRIAVMPSYWASVFATFGTEDFERLGLGAQVAWITSCIALDILNTIWMYKITRGCYKVITGAGARKRKESPDRNKNVNNHTD; this is encoded by the exons ATGGAGACGAGAGAGTTGACGGTGGTGGCTGGGAGCTTCGTGGGTTTCCAGCTCCTCTTCTCCGTGGTCAGTCCTCGGATCTCCTCGGCCCTCGCCCTCGGGTATGGAGCACTGCCGCCCACAAAGCTGACGGAGTGGAACTCCAG GCTGGTGTCGACGGTCCATGCGCTCATCGTGGGACTGTTCTGTTTGTATATCCTGTGGTTCGACGATGCAGTCAACGCCAACCCAGTCTG GGGCGACCCCAGTCTGGTCAAGCTGAACGTGGCCATAACATGTGGCTACCTGCTGTACG ATCTGGTACTACTGGCGTGTAACTGGAGCACAATGGGGGACACCTTTTTCGTCTGTCACCACTTGGCGGCGCTCTATGCATATGGATACGTGCTG ACCCGCGGTGTTCTTCCATACTTTGCCAACTTCCGGCTCATTTCCGAACTGTCCACACCGTTTGTGAACCAGAG GTGGTTCTTCGAGGCGCTGAAGTACCCGCGCTCTCACCGGCTGGTGGTGCTGAACGGCGTGGGCATGTCCGTGGTCTTCTTCCTGGTGCGTATCGCCGTCATGCCGTCGTACTGGGCCAGCGTGTTCGCCACCTTCGGCACCGAGGACTTTGAGCGGCTGGGCTTGGGCGCCCAGGTGGCCTGGATCACCTCCTGTATCGCGCTGGACATCCTGAACACCATCTGGATGTACAAGATCACGCGAGGCTGCTATAAGGTCATCACCGGAGCCGGGGCCCGCAAGCGGAAGGAGTCGCCTGACAGGAACAAGAATGTCAACAACCACACGGACTAG